In Patescibacteria group bacterium, a genomic segment contains:
- a CDS encoding Fic family protein yields the protein MNEKKESLVGMAPERVPINGDVLAYENTHRALQYADRQAGNKGPITEDTIKGIHRIVMTNLLPEAAAGHYRTLNVGINRASFVPPDWVNVSSLMAEFSQSLNLRVTGCSRGLDCLPAMNETSAFAHYAFVRIHPFEDGNGRTVRLLCDMINRKFHLRPIIVWPHEKDTYIEALRAVDNSGNLAHLELFLAQRLAEKYAGEKGPTREIYHRLQCLIIQKQREIREQRQAKDLGVIWPIFNQAAFD from the coding sequence ATGAATGAGAAAAAAGAGTCTTTAGTGGGAATGGCGCCGGAAAGAGTTCCAATTAATGGAGACGTTCTCGCTTACGAAAACACCCATCGAGCCCTGCAGTATGCTGATCGTCAGGCAGGAAACAAGGGTCCGATTACCGAAGACACCATTAAAGGAATTCATCGCATAGTGATGACCAATCTTTTACCTGAAGCAGCAGCAGGTCATTATCGGACACTAAACGTTGGTATTAATAGGGCCAGTTTTGTGCCACCTGACTGGGTTAATGTTTCTTCTTTAATGGCAGAATTCAGCCAAAGTTTAAATCTGAGAGTAACCGGATGTAGTCGGGGATTGGATTGCTTACCGGCGATGAATGAAACCAGTGCTTTTGCCCATTATGCCTTTGTGAGAATTCATCCTTTTGAAGACGGTAATGGCCGAACGGTGAGATTGTTATGTGATATGATTAACAGGAAATTCCATCTGAGACCGATTATTGTCTGGCCACATGAAAAAGATACTTATATTGAAGCATTAAGGGCAGTTGATAACTCTGGGAATCTGGCCCATTTAGAATTATTTTTGGCACAACGACTGGCAGAAAAATATGCCGGAGAAAAAGGACCAACTAGAGAAATATACCATCGACTACAGTGTTTAATAATACAGAAACAACGGGAGATACGAGAACAACGTCAAGCCAAAGATTTAGGAGTTATCTGGCCGATTTTTAATCAGGCCGCTTTTGATTGA
- the recR gene encoding recombination mediator RecR encodes MQLPKSLQKLIESFERLPGIGPKSAQRLTFYLLHVPQEQLEDFSEALKSLKQKTVLCSVCFNVTESDPCPTCSDPKRDKKIICVVEQALDVLALEKTGKYQGVYHVLHGAISPLNNIGPDELYIEKLLERTKSFAYPVSEIILATNPNMEGEATAMYIKNQFKISNLKFKITRLGQGLPTGGDLEYADEVTLSRALEGRKDF; translated from the coding sequence ATGCAGCTTCCTAAATCCTTGCAAAAATTAATTGAATCTTTTGAAAGACTGCCGGGTATCGGGCCAAAAAGCGCCCAAAGATTAACTTTTTATCTTCTTCATGTCCCGCAGGAGCAACTGGAGGATTTTAGCGAGGCCCTAAAGAGTTTAAAACAAAAAACGGTTCTTTGCTCCGTTTGTTTTAACGTGACCGAAAGCGATCCCTGCCCGACTTGTTCGGATCCCAAACGTGACAAAAAAATAATCTGTGTCGTGGAACAAGCTTTGGATGTTTTGGCTTTGGAAAAAACTGGCAAATATCAGGGTGTTTATCATGTTCTTCACGGAGCGATTTCTCCCTTAAATAATATCGGTCCGGATGAGCTTTATATTGAGAAACTTTTAGAAAGGACTAAATCCTTTGCCTACCCGGTTTCGGAAATTATTTTGGCAACCAATCCCAATATGGAAGGAGAAGCGACGGCCATGTACATCAAAAATCAATTTAAAATTTCAAATTTAAAATTTAAAATTACGAGATTAGGTCAGGGTTTGCCAACCGGCGGGGATTTAGAGTATGCTGATGAAGTAACTTTGTCTCGGGCGCTTGAAGGCAGAAAGGATTTTTAA
- a CDS encoding metal-sulfur cluster assembly factor gives MGVTQKQVEEKLKEVLDPEIGISILDLGLVYEIKIDGDDVSVLMTLTTPGCPMAAMFDQEVIRKVKEIKNVKKVKVEITFDPPWTPEKMTKEAKEKLKMP, from the coding sequence ATGGGAGTAACGCAAAAACAAGTTGAGGAAAAATTAAAAGAAGTTCTTGATCCGGAAATCGGCATCTCCATTTTGGATTTAGGTTTGGTTTACGAAATTAAGATTGACGGTGACGATGTTTCGGTTTTAATGACCCTAACGACCCCGGGTTGTCCGATGGCCGCGATGTTTGATCAGGAAGTTATAAGAAAAGTCAAAGAAATTAAAAATGTCAAAAAAGTTAAAGTGGAAATAACTTTTGATCCTCCCTGGACGCCGGAAAAAATGACTAAAGAAGCCAAAGAGAAATTAAAAATGCCCTAA